In Streptomyces qaidamensis, one DNA window encodes the following:
- a CDS encoding helix-turn-helix domain-containing protein yields MDDVSPLDQQTLAVYRAILFHKQHDPDKLAELLDIGRDDVHMALTRLSDLSLLAPSGDSPGTLRAVNPSLGLKVLLQREQDELAWRQQRIEQNRAALAALAAEYTASAGSGSDGTEQLDNVDEIRIRLEALAESCQQESLVFHPVGGLTKEAIEASRPLNERALARGVRFRSIYLDSAVSDRVTRAHAQWMAEHNSEVRTSPTLPMRLLIVDTTAAIVANLPGQTGPAALMFHSRPVVLAMRALFEAYWEHATPFHQQSPDEDPQGLTPQERKLLQLLATGLTDEAVARALGIGVRTERRIMAELMERLGASSRFEAGVQAARRQWI; encoded by the coding sequence GTGGACGACGTATCGCCGCTCGATCAGCAGACCCTCGCGGTGTACCGCGCGATCCTGTTCCACAAGCAACATGATCCGGACAAGCTCGCCGAGCTCCTCGACATCGGCCGCGACGACGTGCACATGGCGCTCACGCGCCTGTCGGACCTGTCGCTGCTCGCTCCCTCGGGAGACTCACCCGGCACGCTGCGCGCGGTGAACCCCTCGCTCGGACTGAAGGTCCTGCTCCAGCGGGAACAGGACGAACTGGCCTGGCGGCAGCAGCGCATCGAGCAGAACCGGGCCGCTCTCGCCGCGCTCGCCGCCGAGTACACGGCCTCGGCCGGGTCCGGCTCGGACGGCACCGAGCAGCTCGACAACGTGGACGAGATCCGCATCCGGCTGGAGGCCCTCGCCGAGTCGTGCCAGCAGGAGTCCCTGGTCTTCCACCCCGTGGGCGGACTGACCAAGGAGGCCATCGAGGCGTCCCGTCCGCTGAACGAACGGGCGCTCGCCCGGGGCGTCCGGTTCCGCTCGATCTACCTCGACAGCGCCGTCAGCGACCGGGTGACCAGAGCCCACGCGCAGTGGATGGCGGAGCACAACAGCGAGGTCCGCACCTCGCCGACCCTGCCCATGCGCCTGCTGATCGTCGACACGACCGCGGCCATCGTGGCCAACCTGCCCGGCCAGACGGGCCCCGCCGCCCTGATGTTCCACAGCCGCCCCGTGGTGCTCGCCATGCGAGCCCTGTTCGAGGCGTACTGGGAACACGCGACGCCGTTCCATCAGCAGTCCCCCGACGAGGACCCGCAGGGCCTCACCCCGCAGGAGCGCAAACTCCTGCAGCTCCTCGCCACCGGCCTCACCGACGAGGCGGTGGCCCGGGCCCTCGGCATCGGGGTCCGCACCGAACGCCGCATCATGGCCGAGCTGATGGAGCGCCTGGGCGCCTCCAGCCGCTTCGAGGCGGGGGTCCAGGCGGCCCGCCGCCAGTGGATCTGA
- a CDS encoding DUF7010 family protein, which produces MTSTSPTTPPTPSATDAECLALTRNLRRRGVLVLSLFALMWALAAASGTGSATDAVPLGIEAAALLLTASAIYLGYRRGAAPSPRMVNLPANWARGVGIVNTVELAAIFAVIAASNAAGRPEAIPAGIALVVGLHFFPLARLYDQWQYRWTASLLTAVAVAGFVLVAAGLASETVRIVVGLGSALVLWASSYHLALRG; this is translated from the coding sequence GTGACATCTACGTCCCCCACGACACCCCCCACCCCGTCCGCCACGGACGCCGAGTGCCTCGCGCTCACCCGCAACCTGCGCCGCCGAGGCGTGCTGGTGCTCTCCCTGTTCGCCCTGATGTGGGCCCTGGCGGCGGCCTCCGGGACCGGCTCGGCGACGGACGCCGTGCCGCTCGGTATCGAGGCGGCGGCGCTGCTGCTCACGGCGTCGGCGATCTACCTGGGGTACCGCAGGGGCGCCGCGCCCTCGCCGCGGATGGTGAACCTGCCGGCCAACTGGGCGCGCGGCGTGGGCATCGTCAACACCGTCGAGCTGGCGGCCATCTTCGCCGTCATCGCCGCGTCCAACGCCGCCGGCCGGCCCGAGGCCATCCCCGCGGGCATCGCCCTCGTCGTGGGCCTGCACTTCTTCCCGCTCGCCCGCCTGTACGACCAGTGGCAGTACCGGTGGACGGCGTCGCTGCTGACCGCCGTCGCGGTCGCCGGGTTCGTGCTCGTCGCGGCCGGCCTCGCGAGCGAGACCGTGCGGATCGTGGTGGGCCTGGGCAGCGCGCTGGTGTTGTGGGCCTCGTCGTACCACCTGGCCCTGCGCGGCTGA
- a CDS encoding SagB/ThcOx family dehydrogenase, whose amino-acid sequence MNPAGTKAITEKPPESAARALRGDVRVTFDDGTDTALLRGPVTSLALRPVRGPLRGVLLRLAEGPLPREELYEGLDAAGRKRADALLERAAQLLAYSVLTHDEPPLRRELVRLEPTARDAVHRVADVAAGDRVRLSRFAFCRTRDGVLVLESPLVKFRAVLADRAARELAAALGQPGRAGSAGEVTGLSEAETLDVLSHLVGLGFAELAGPDGTFASDTEPVLRQWDFHDLLFHSRIRSGRYDGVFGAVYPYRGEIDPEPAVKPAPPGPVTELYRPRRADLDAADPSLTAAIESRRSHRAFGERALTARELGEFLYRVQRVRVHRTPGPDSPGEDEVVSRPYPSGGSLYELELYATVVRCDGLEPGIYHYDSYAHRLVLVSSEEAARRALLGVASRSVGFDVHPDVLFTVTSRFQRMAWKYRAMAYATTLRHTGVLYQTMYLVATAMGLAPCGLGNGDADLSARVLGLDYLRESSVGDFLLGTPAGGTEPPADPGEEWHMVNSPDWAIPLDGPGEPGGGEKSLAP is encoded by the coding sequence ATGAATCCCGCAGGCACGAAAGCGATCACCGAGAAACCCCCCGAGTCCGCCGCCCGGGCGCTGCGCGGCGACGTGCGGGTGACGTTCGACGACGGCACGGACACGGCGCTGCTGCGAGGTCCCGTCACCTCTCTCGCCCTGCGCCCGGTGCGCGGCCCGCTGCGCGGGGTCCTGCTCCGGCTGGCCGAAGGCCCGCTGCCGCGCGAGGAGTTGTACGAGGGCCTCGACGCCGCCGGGCGGAAGCGCGCCGACGCCCTGCTGGAGCGGGCCGCGCAGCTGCTGGCGTACAGCGTGCTGACGCACGACGAGCCGCCGCTGCGGCGGGAGTTGGTCCGGCTGGAGCCGACCGCGCGGGACGCCGTGCACCGGGTCGCGGACGTGGCGGCCGGCGACCGCGTCCGGCTCTCCCGGTTCGCGTTCTGCCGGACGCGTGACGGCGTGCTCGTCCTGGAGTCACCGCTGGTGAAGTTCCGCGCGGTGCTGGCCGACCGGGCCGCGCGTGAACTCGCCGCCGCCCTGGGGCAGCCCGGCCGGGCGGGCAGCGCCGGGGAGGTCACCGGGCTGAGCGAGGCGGAGACCCTGGACGTGCTGTCCCACCTCGTCGGTCTCGGTTTCGCCGAGCTCGCGGGCCCGGACGGCACGTTCGCCTCCGACACCGAACCGGTGCTGCGCCAGTGGGACTTCCACGACCTGCTGTTCCACTCGCGCATCCGCTCGGGGCGTTACGACGGTGTCTTCGGCGCCGTCTATCCGTACCGGGGCGAGATCGACCCGGAGCCCGCCGTGAAGCCCGCGCCGCCCGGCCCGGTGACCGAGCTGTACCGCCCGCGGCGCGCCGATCTCGACGCCGCCGACCCGTCACTGACCGCCGCGATCGAGTCCCGCCGCTCCCACCGCGCCTTCGGGGAGCGGGCGTTGACGGCACGCGAGCTGGGCGAGTTCCTGTACCGGGTGCAGCGCGTGCGCGTGCACCGCACCCCGGGCCCGGACTCCCCCGGCGAGGACGAGGTCGTCTCGCGGCCGTACCCGAGCGGCGGCTCCCTGTACGAACTGGAGCTGTACGCCACGGTGGTGCGCTGCGACGGGCTGGAGCCGGGCATCTACCACTACGACTCCTACGCGCACCGCCTGGTCCTGGTCAGCTCCGAGGAGGCGGCCCGGCGGGCCCTGCTGGGCGTCGCGTCCCGCTCGGTGGGCTTCGACGTCCACCCCGACGTGCTCTTCACCGTGACCTCGCGGTTCCAGCGCATGGCCTGGAAGTACCGGGCGATGGCCTACGCGACGACGCTGCGGCACACCGGGGTGCTCTACCAGACCATGTACCTGGTGGCCACGGCGATGGGCCTGGCGCCCTGCGGACTGGGCAACGGCGACGCCGATCTGTCGGCGAGGGTGCTGGGCCTGGACTACCTGCGGGAGTCCTCCGTGGGCGACTTCCTGCTGGGTACGCCGGCCGGCGGCACCGAGCCGCCCGCCGACCCGGGCGAGGAATGGCACATGGTGAACAGCCCCGACTGGGCAATTCCACTCGACGGCCCCGGAGAGCCGGGCGGCGGCGAAAAGTCACTCGCACCGTGA
- a CDS encoding multicopper oxidase family protein: MFSRRHAIRLGLTTGAVGAVGAAGGVFRTLTAAGQGTAAGKAAPAGAAAAPVEPFSLPLTIPPVLAPYRRTKTADHYRITMRRTGVEILPGTRTDALTYNGTFTGPTIRARTGRTTVVQQINALDMPTSVHLHGGNNPVAHDGGMMDTIAPGRRRTYVYENKQPGATLWTHDHAHHMESEHVYRGLSGLYLLRDPAEDRLGLPSGKYDIPLVLRDAHFDDNDQLVYTMDDPENRTTILVNGRPWPRLKVEARKYRFRLVNSCNLRIFILALSDGSATQHPVQQIGTDGGLLAAPAETPVLVLSPGERIDFVVDFSRYAPGTELTLANMLGPGPTELVGQVMRFDVGERTADTSRVPATLATLPALAKPTVERSFDLSMDEPGSGGHQAYINGKTFDPDRIDTHIEWGSTEVWTVTNKSATVPHNFHTHLVQFRILERDGQPPYPAETGWKDTVLLFPGQTAKLQLTFDSHRGVYPYHCHMIDHSAMGMMAQMKIA; encoded by the coding sequence GTGTTCAGTCGTCGACATGCGATACGTCTCGGCCTCACCACCGGCGCCGTCGGCGCGGTCGGCGCGGCGGGCGGGGTCTTCCGGACGCTCACCGCCGCAGGGCAGGGCACGGCGGCCGGGAAGGCCGCACCGGCCGGCGCGGCGGCCGCCCCCGTCGAACCCTTCTCCCTGCCCCTGACGATCCCGCCGGTCCTCGCCCCGTACCGCCGCACCAAGACCGCCGACCACTACCGGATCACGATGCGCCGCACCGGCGTGGAGATCCTCCCGGGCACCCGCACCGACGCCCTGACGTACAACGGCACGTTCACGGGCCCCACCATCCGCGCCCGCACCGGCCGGACCACCGTCGTGCAGCAGATCAACGCCCTGGACATGCCGACCTCCGTGCACCTGCACGGCGGCAACAACCCGGTGGCGCACGACGGCGGGATGATGGACACCATCGCGCCGGGCCGCAGACGCACCTACGTGTACGAGAACAAGCAGCCCGGCGCCACCCTGTGGACGCACGACCACGCGCACCACATGGAGTCCGAGCATGTCTACCGGGGCCTGTCCGGCCTCTACCTGCTGCGCGACCCCGCCGAGGACCGGCTCGGCCTGCCTTCCGGGAAGTACGACATCCCGCTGGTCCTGCGCGACGCGCACTTCGACGACAACGACCAACTGGTGTACACGATGGACGACCCGGAGAACCGCACGACCATCCTGGTCAACGGCCGCCCCTGGCCCCGTCTGAAGGTCGAGGCGCGCAAGTACCGCTTCCGGCTGGTCAACTCCTGCAACCTGCGCATCTTCATCCTCGCGCTGTCCGACGGGTCCGCCACCCAGCACCCCGTGCAGCAGATCGGCACGGACGGCGGCCTGCTCGCCGCCCCCGCCGAGACGCCCGTGCTGGTCCTCTCCCCGGGCGAACGCATCGACTTCGTCGTCGACTTCTCGCGGTACGCGCCCGGCACCGAGCTCACCCTCGCCAACATGCTCGGGCCGGGGCCGACCGAACTCGTCGGCCAGGTCATGCGGTTCGACGTCGGCGAACGCACCGCCGACACCAGCAGGGTCCCCGCCACCCTCGCCACGCTGCCGGCCCTGGCGAAACCGACCGTGGAACGCAGCTTCGACCTCTCCATGGACGAGCCCGGCTCCGGTGGCCACCAGGCCTACATCAACGGCAAGACCTTCGACCCGGACCGCATCGACACCCACATCGAGTGGGGCAGCACCGAGGTCTGGACGGTGACCAACAAGAGCGCCACCGTCCCGCACAACTTCCATACGCATCTGGTGCAGTTCCGCATTCTCGAGCGGGACGGGCAGCCGCCTTATCCGGCGGAAACCGGCTGGAAGGACACCGTGCTGCTCTTTCCCGGCCAGACCGCGAAACTCCAGCTCACCTTCGATTCGCACCGCGGTGTTTATCCGTACCACTGTCACATGATCGACCACAGCGCCATGGGAATGATGGCGCAGATGAAGATCGCCTGA
- a CDS encoding 2-amino-3,7-dideoxy-D-threo-hept-6-ulosonate synthase, with the protein MTAFGHFARSLRLRRLYRHSTAGLMITPLDHSISDGPVAPKGTSLDHLAGQLAAGGADAVVVHKGSVRHISPERFAAMSLIIHLNASTSQALDPDAKYVVTQVEEALRLGADAVSVHVNVGSDDERQQIGDLGRIADACDRWNLPLLAMVYPRGPRVTDPRDPDLVAHAVTVASDLGADLVKTVFLGSTAEMLDLTAACPVPVLVAGGPAMPTEEDVLAYVRDALAGGAGGVAMGRNIFQASDPRRLAAKVARLIHHFPEQHFAPLAFPADAHRAERLTPDHLDAPAHPGAPGSPLDHDTHHLSDPSYSSHPTGGPHHDGRKTVLA; encoded by the coding sequence ATGACCGCATTCGGCCACTTCGCCAGGTCACTGAGGCTGCGGCGGCTCTACCGCCACAGCACGGCAGGCCTGATGATCACCCCTCTCGACCACTCGATCAGCGACGGGCCCGTCGCACCCAAGGGCACCAGCCTCGACCACCTCGCCGGGCAGCTCGCCGCCGGCGGCGCGGACGCGGTCGTCGTGCACAAGGGCAGCGTCCGGCACATCAGCCCGGAGCGGTTCGCCGCGATGTCGCTGATCATCCATCTCAACGCGTCCACCAGCCAGGCGCTCGACCCCGACGCCAAGTACGTGGTGACGCAGGTCGAGGAGGCCCTCCGGCTCGGCGCGGACGCGGTGAGCGTCCACGTCAACGTCGGCTCCGACGACGAGCGGCAGCAGATCGGCGACCTCGGACGGATCGCCGACGCCTGCGATCGGTGGAACCTGCCGCTGCTCGCCATGGTGTACCCACGCGGCCCCCGGGTGACCGACCCGCGCGACCCGGACCTGGTGGCGCACGCCGTCACCGTCGCCTCCGACCTGGGCGCCGACCTGGTCAAGACCGTCTTCCTCGGCTCGACCGCGGAGATGCTCGACCTGACCGCCGCCTGCCCGGTGCCCGTACTCGTCGCGGGCGGCCCCGCGATGCCCACCGAGGAGGACGTCCTGGCCTACGTCCGCGACGCCCTGGCCGGCGGCGCGGGCGGGGTGGCGATGGGCCGCAACATCTTCCAGGCCTCCGACCCGCGGCGGCTCGCCGCCAAGGTCGCCCGGCTGATCCACCACTTCCCGGAGCAGCACTTCGCCCCGCTCGCCTTCCCGGCCGACGCACACCGGGCCGAGCGGCTGACCCCCGATCACCTGGACGCCCCGGCCCACCCCGGCGCGCCCGGCTCCCCGCTCGACCACGACACGCACCACCTCTCCGACCCTTCGTACTCCTCACACCCGACAGGAGGTCCGCATCATGACGGACGCAAAACTGTGCTGGCTTGA
- a CDS encoding thiazolylpeptide-type bacteriocin, translated as MTAKDIRNQDADKAFEGFDADELETLEVTDGVALPEMGASSGSIGTSSSSSSTCSAC; from the coding sequence ATGACCGCCAAGGACATCAGGAACCAGGACGCGGACAAGGCGTTCGAGGGCTTCGACGCGGACGAGCTGGAGACCCTCGAGGTCACCGACGGCGTCGCCCTGCCGGAGATGGGCGCCTCCAGCGGCTCGATCGGCACCTCGTCCTCTTCGTCCAGCACCTGCTCGGCCTGCTGA
- a CDS encoding thiazolylpeptide-type bacteriocin, translated as MTAKDIKNQDADKAFEGFDADELETLEVTDGVALPEMGASSGSIGTSSSSSSTCSAC; from the coding sequence ATGACCGCCAAGGACATCAAGAACCAGGACGCGGACAAGGCGTTCGAGGGCTTCGACGCGGACGAGCTGGAGACCCTCGAGGTCACCGACGGCGTCGCCCTGCCGGAGATGGGCGCCTCCAGCGGCTCGATCGGCACCTCCTCCTCGTCCTCCAGCACCTGCTCGGCCTGCTGA
- a CDS encoding AMP-binding protein, whose amino-acid sequence MTTEAIPRPYARRVLAALGRDPTRIVLHRPERTVTAGELHASVLGSAALLHSHGVRPGTTVAILTGPNHPLMLSARWAVHLLGATSVYVRSMNPRTDTETFSVATQTGLLRDLGVSLLLVDDTDEESASRGRWLARRRPGLTVRAIPRTADGHDTVPPAPPPHPGDLAVVDFTSGSTGRPKMVAQRYGTREHLVGRLASGLDPRGPATLLSVTPVSHTTAPMADAVLCSGGTVVLHDEFDAGATLTAIAELGVTDVYVAVPHLYRLLDHPLVTSYDLSSLRRITYSGTPAAPERVRQAVRVFGDVLIQVYGTTEAGGISSLTPLDHREPELLGSAGRPFPWVRVEIRAAGSGTPLGRGRTGEIWVNSPTVSAGYLDDAELTEATYRDGWLRTGDLGHWDHYGYLRLDGRVGDVIKHGGLKLDPAAIEAALLRHPQVRQAAVFGVHDEDLVEQVHAAVELHSGAGHTSCDLRGYVAATLTPEHAPVSVSVWPELPLTPSGKPDRARLRGVTTPVRARPTGDAPPKRVTGSSAGPGSATGRVSDTGPVSRMGPVSGTGPGSATGPGFVAGRVSATGPVSDTGPVSTMGPVSGTGPVSATGSVSTMGPVSGTGPVSGTGRVSARGPGSATGPGFVAGRVSVTGSVSDTGSAATEPIPPAVDHPAGHPPAVGPPARHPLAEGPPPTRPGEGVPSMRPADGSPPTRQADGLPSMRPADGSPPTRQADGLPPTRPAGAPAPPPAERRGTGPPDPGGTAGPDARRTTDRRTRTDPRNRKGIP is encoded by the coding sequence ATGACCACCGAAGCCATTCCCCGCCCCTATGCGCGCCGCGTCCTCGCGGCGCTGGGCAGGGACCCGACCCGCATCGTCCTGCACCGGCCGGAACGCACGGTGACGGCAGGCGAGTTGCACGCGTCCGTCCTGGGCAGTGCGGCGCTCCTGCACTCCCACGGCGTCCGCCCCGGCACCACCGTCGCCATCCTGACCGGCCCCAACCACCCGCTGATGCTCAGCGCCCGCTGGGCCGTCCATCTGCTCGGCGCCACCTCCGTCTACGTCCGCTCGATGAACCCGCGCACGGACACCGAGACCTTCTCGGTCGCCACCCAGACCGGGCTGCTGCGTGACCTCGGGGTGTCGCTGCTGCTCGTGGACGACACGGACGAGGAGAGCGCGTCCCGCGGCAGATGGCTGGCGCGGCGACGGCCCGGCCTGACCGTGCGGGCCATCCCGCGCACGGCGGACGGGCACGACACCGTGCCGCCGGCCCCGCCGCCGCACCCCGGCGACCTGGCCGTCGTCGACTTCACCAGCGGCAGCACCGGCCGCCCCAAGATGGTCGCCCAGCGCTACGGCACCCGCGAGCACCTCGTCGGCCGGCTGGCCTCCGGCCTCGACCCCCGGGGCCCGGCGACACTGCTGTCCGTCACACCGGTCAGCCACACGACGGCACCCATGGCCGACGCCGTGCTGTGCTCAGGCGGCACGGTCGTCCTGCACGACGAGTTCGACGCGGGCGCGACCCTGACGGCCATCGCCGAACTGGGTGTGACCGACGTCTACGTGGCGGTGCCACACCTGTACCGCCTGCTCGACCACCCGCTGGTCACGTCGTACGACCTGTCGTCGCTGCGCCGCATCACCTACAGCGGCACCCCGGCCGCCCCCGAGCGGGTCCGGCAGGCGGTCCGCGTCTTCGGCGACGTACTGATCCAGGTCTACGGCACCACCGAAGCAGGCGGCATCAGCAGCCTCACCCCGCTCGACCACCGCGAGCCCGAACTGCTGGGCTCGGCCGGCCGTCCCTTTCCCTGGGTACGCGTGGAGATCCGGGCAGCCGGCTCGGGCACCCCGCTGGGCCGCGGCCGGACCGGCGAGATCTGGGTCAACTCGCCGACGGTGTCAGCCGGTTACCTCGACGACGCGGAGCTCACCGAGGCGACCTACCGGGACGGCTGGCTGCGCACCGGCGACCTCGGGCACTGGGACCACTACGGCTACCTCCGCCTGGACGGCCGGGTCGGCGACGTCATCAAGCACGGCGGCCTCAAGCTCGACCCCGCCGCCATCGAGGCGGCCCTGCTGCGGCACCCGCAGGTCCGGCAGGCGGCGGTGTTCGGCGTCCACGACGAGGATTTGGTGGAGCAGGTCCACGCCGCCGTCGAACTCCACTCCGGCGCCGGCCACACCTCCTGCGACCTGCGCGGCTACGTCGCCGCGACCCTCACCCCGGAACACGCTCCCGTCAGCGTCTCGGTCTGGCCCGAACTGCCGCTCACCCCATCGGGAAAACCGGACCGTGCACGGCTGCGCGGGGTCACGACCCCGGTACGGGCCCGCCCCACGGGAGACGCTCCACCGAAACGGGTCACCGGCTCCTCAGCGGGGCCGGGGTCCGCGACGGGGCGGGTGTCCGATACGGGGCCGGTGTCCAGGATGGGGCCGGTGTCCGGTACGGGGCCGGGGTCCGCGACGGGGCCGGGGTTCGTTGCGGGGCGGGTGTCCGCGACGGGGCCGGTGTCCGATACGGGGCCGGTGTCCACGATGGGGCCGGTGTCCGGTACGGGGCCGGTGTCCGCGACGGGGTCGGTGTCCACGATGGGGCCGGTGTCCGGTACGGGGCCGGTGTCCGGTACGGGGCGGGTGTCCGCGAGGGGGCCGGGGTCCGCGACGGGGCCGGGGTTCGTTGCGGGGCGGGTGTCCGTGACGGGGTCGGTGTCCGATACGGGGTCAGCCGCGACGGAGCCCATCCCCCCGGCCGTAGACCACCCGGCGGGACACCCCCCGGCCGTGGGCCCCCCGGCGCGCCACCCGCTGGCCGAAGGCCCACCGCCGACGCGCCCGGGCGAAGGCGTGCCGTCGATGCGCCCGGCGGACGGTTCGCCGCCGACGCGCCAGGCAGACGGCCTGCCGTCGATGCGCCCGGCGGACGGTTCGCCGCCGACGCGCCAGGCAGACGGCCTGCCGCCGACGCGCCCGGCAGGCGCCCCCGCTCCGCCACCCGCGGAGCGACGCGGCACCGGTCCGCCCGACCCCGGCGGTACCGCCGGACCAGACGCCCGCCGGACCACCGACCGGCGTACGCGTACCGATCCGCGCAACAGAAAGGGCATCCCATGA
- a CDS encoding 3-dehydroquinate synthase II encodes MTDAKLCWLDIRGAGTATQAVLEEALHQRIDGIVAADPAAFAGLPPTVRKVLLFEDGLDAVPADLGAADLVVVPGPREERAALQEAHPDVEFGRYVEIVDADTLEDACLAARLEPWSVLDFRDPTKIPLEIVIAAATGAPGSIITTASNTEEAEIIYGVLELGSDGVLMRANTVGDATALRTAASARGGEIDLVELTVTRTTHIGMGERACVDTTTHFRKDEGILVGSHSKGMVLCVSETHPLPYMPTRPFRVNAGALHSYTVSQAGRTHYLSELHAGSKVLAVDVKGRTRPVSVGRVKIETRPLISIDAVAPSGQTVNLILQDDWHVRVLGPNAAVLNSTELKPGDTILGHLPTADRHVGYPIDEFCLEK; translated from the coding sequence ATGACGGACGCAAAACTGTGCTGGCTTGACATCCGAGGCGCCGGCACCGCCACCCAGGCCGTCCTCGAAGAGGCCCTGCACCAGCGCATCGACGGCATCGTCGCCGCCGACCCGGCCGCCTTCGCCGGCCTGCCTCCCACCGTCCGCAAGGTCCTGCTCTTCGAGGACGGCCTCGACGCCGTCCCCGCCGACCTCGGCGCCGCCGACCTGGTCGTCGTCCCCGGCCCCCGTGAGGAGCGGGCGGCGCTCCAGGAGGCCCACCCGGACGTCGAGTTCGGCCGCTACGTGGAGATCGTCGACGCCGACACCCTGGAGGACGCCTGCCTCGCGGCCCGCCTGGAGCCGTGGAGCGTGCTCGACTTCCGCGACCCCACCAAGATCCCGCTGGAGATCGTGATCGCCGCCGCCACCGGCGCCCCCGGCTCCATCATCACCACCGCGTCCAACACCGAGGAGGCCGAGATCATCTACGGCGTCCTGGAATTGGGCTCGGACGGCGTCCTGATGCGGGCCAACACCGTCGGCGACGCCACCGCCCTGCGCACCGCCGCCAGCGCCCGCGGCGGCGAGATCGACCTGGTCGAACTCACCGTCACCCGGACCACGCACATCGGCATGGGGGAGCGGGCCTGCGTCGACACCACGACCCACTTCCGCAAGGACGAGGGCATCCTCGTCGGCTCGCACTCCAAGGGCATGGTGCTGTGCGTCAGCGAGACCCACCCGCTGCCGTACATGCCGACCCGCCCCTTCCGGGTCAACGCCGGCGCCCTGCACTCGTACACCGTCTCGCAGGCCGGCCGCACCCACTACCTCAGCGAACTCCACGCCGGCAGCAAGGTGCTGGCCGTCGACGTCAAGGGCCGCACCCGGCCCGTCAGCGTCGGCCGCGTCAAGATCGAGACCCGTCCGCTGATCTCCATCGACGCGGTCGCCCCGAGCGGGCAGACGGTCAACCTGATCCTCCAGGACGACTGGCACGTGCGCGTCCTCGGCCCGAACGCCGCCGTCCTCAACTCCACGGAGCTGAAGCCCGGCGACACCATCCTCGGGCACCTGCCCACCGCCGACCGCCATGTCGGCTACCCGATCGACGAGTTCTGCCTGGAGAAGTGA
- a CDS encoding response regulator transcription factor, translating into MSIRIVLAGDHQLVLEAFAETLNGVDGLEVVGLATSYDSVQPAVERHRPTVLLLGESTMGGKALRVATDVRSRHPRCGVALMVGAATASVVDRAVAAGALGVVPKNARLPQLVTTLMGVAGGCLTVDPSLLRPVAVGELSLSTREMDVLRLTAGGATVKEIAGELYLAAGTVRNLTSAAIKKLGGRNRFDAARIAGEHGLL; encoded by the coding sequence ATGTCGATACGCATAGTCCTCGCTGGTGATCACCAACTCGTGCTGGAGGCCTTCGCCGAGACGCTCAACGGCGTCGACGGGCTGGAGGTCGTCGGCCTGGCCACGTCGTACGACTCCGTCCAGCCGGCCGTGGAGCGGCACCGGCCGACGGTGCTGCTGCTCGGCGAGTCCACGATGGGCGGGAAGGCGTTGCGCGTCGCGACCGACGTGCGGAGCCGGCATCCCCGGTGCGGGGTGGCGCTGATGGTCGGGGCGGCGACGGCGTCGGTGGTGGACCGGGCCGTGGCGGCCGGTGCGCTGGGTGTCGTGCCGAAGAACGCCCGGCTGCCCCAGCTGGTCACGACGCTGATGGGCGTCGCGGGTGGCTGTCTGACCGTCGACCCGTCGCTGCTGCGGCCGGTCGCCGTCGGTGAACTCTCTCTGAGCACACGGGAGATGGACGTGCTGCGGCTGACGGCCGGTGGGGCGACGGTGAAGGAGATCGCGGGCGAGCTGTATCTGGCGGCGGGGACGGTACGGAATCTGACGTCCGCCGCGATCAAGAAGCTCGGCGGGCGCAACCGGTTCGACGCGGCGCGGATCGCCGGGGAACACGGGCTGCTGTGA